A stretch of the Xiphias gladius isolate SHS-SW01 ecotype Sanya breed wild chromosome 21, ASM1685928v1, whole genome shotgun sequence genome encodes the following:
- the bhlhe40 gene encoding class E basic helix-loop-helix protein 40, translating into MERITSAQPPPCVPKHPSLDIADMPGMDFPIYVYKPRRGIKRGDESKETYKLPHRLIEKKRRDRINECISQLKDLLPEHLKLTTLGHLEKAVVLELTLKHVKALSALLEQQQQKIIALQKDLQISDHGGDSAESSEEMFRSGFHLCAKEVLHYLASQESSRDLTPSHVIGHIQKVAAEVLQHRSSLHPDESIPQASEKLKKPAGQPPRVSEGPAKNCVPVIQRTYPHGTGEQSGSDTDTDSGYGGEHDKREPKAQWSESHAREGELKHAVSECAAGAIKQEGDEPQAKRSRSDSSEDEILSGHAAGGPGGYMSFSPNQPPFCLPFYLIPPAAAAAAAYLPMLEKCWYPGGMPVMYPGMGGSAVSLPPETRPSSLVMSPRALSPVPHHPAMDSPALHKALKQVPPLGLETKD; encoded by the exons ATGGAGAGGATTACCAGTGCGCAACCCCCTCCCTGTGTACCAAAACACCCATCACTGGATATAGCAGACATGCCAGG AATGGATTTTCCCATTTATGTGTACAAACCCAGAAGGGGCATAAAGCGCGGGGATGAGAGCAAG GAGACATACAAGTTGCCACACCGACTGATCGAAAAGAAAAGACGTGACAGAATCAACGAATGCATTTCCCAGCTGAAGGATTTGTTACCAGAACATCTTAAGCTTACA ACGCTGGGTCATTTGGAGAAAGCCGTGGTGCTGGAGCTCACTCTCAAGCATGTGAAAGCCCTGAGTGCTCtcctggagcagcagcagcagaaaattaTCGCGCTACAGAAGGACCTGCAAATTA GTGATCATGGAGGTGACAGTGCAGAGAGCAGCGAGGAGATGTTCCGCTCAGGCTTTCACTTGTGTGCGAAAGAGGTCCTCCACTATCTGGCCAGCCAAGAAAGTAGCAGGGACCTGACCCCTTCCCATGTCATCGGCCACATCCAAAAAGTAGCAGCTGAAGTCCTGCAGCATCGAAGCAGCCTACACCCAGATGAGTCCATCCCTCAAGCTTCGGAGAAACTGAAGAAACCTGCTGGACAGCCGCCGAGGGTCTCTGAGGGCCCCGCTAAGAACTGTGTTCCTGTTATTCAAAGGACTTACCCCCACGGGACGGGGGAGCAAAGCGGCAGtgacacagacactgacagcgGGTATGGGGGAGAACACGACAAGCGTGAGCCCAAAGCCCAGTGGTCAGAAAGCCACGCGAGGGAGGGGGAGCTCAAGCACGCTGTGTCTGAGTGTGCGGCCGGTGCCATCAAGCAGGAGGGCGATGAGCCTCAGGCCAAGAGGTCAAGGTCTGACTCCTCGGAGGACGAGATTCTCTCTGGTCATGCAGCAGGAGGCCCCGGAGGCTACATGAGCTTCTCGCCCAACCAGCCCCCGTTTTGCCTCCCCTTCTACCTCATACCCCccgcagctgcagcagcagcagcgtacCTGCCAATGCTGGAGAAATGCTGGTATCCTGGGGGCATGCCAGTTATGTACCCAGGCATGGGTGGCTCTGCAGTGAGTTTGCCCCCAGAGACACGTCCCTCATCCCTGGTGATGTCCCCAAGGGCATTGTCTCCGGTCCCCCACCATCCCGCCATGGACTCCCCTGCTCTTCACAAAGCTTTAAAGCAGGTCCCCCCTTTGGGCTTGGAAACCAAAGACTAA
- the LOC120807008 gene encoding uncharacterized protein LOC120807008, translating into MRLYGNPRLLAWLTALSVSIIPLILWLGEPTDTPTHRTRSVQQLDSCLHTYGGIELNYTEGSPTAFLFDLCQVIKCGRHPRSWRGYDAYLCGVPVVNADCAAGHRPCRPMGCMSWCSDWSQAVGYTGQWSPYYTYGDRKKADKISLAREQWSSSGEGSNPMALSIERLTGGFFPEYPKVAYFVLGVEISGRDPQALIKVNFLPAATPTQTPLISPATAAPGKRGASDNSVSSRIETIDYSQLKPLEVIRMATGYSDDNLWLKWVTQTAKEQGMGNCVACASGRPQLVTVPAPLFPSDSWGYNCMTGLTKNRDENCFTLASLFPPISNDTAVGPFTPNKGNGSYVCFNFTTPRCNVTHNRMPRNFLLGQVDASWCGHIRSGEEIGVWARGGLYYYCGRDLHVRIRAHGYGLCAMVRLRTPLILVGDKIVPSRADPHTANTCSPTLARRRRRHVIAKRGTGVFDLSVGSPTYMDAIGVPRGVPDQYKLVDQVAAGFENMLIIAALFPVTPNKNVDRINYVHYNVLCLANLTRDAVAGLAEQTGPTSLMAVQNRMALDMLLAEKGGVCAMFGDACCTYIPNNTAPDGSVNKALEGLRTLSDTMHEQSGLDNPLDEWMTSVFGRWKGIITSLLLSIATFIAILTTCGCCCIPCIRALSVRLIDTAIQGRTQAMMPLLLPVEEHIEVTDDKVRLRVMGDF; encoded by the coding sequence ATGCGTTTATACGGCAATCCCCGGCTATTGGCATGGCTGACAGCCCTGTCGGTGAGCATAATCCCATTGATTTTATGGCTGGGTGAACCGACGGATACACCCACTCATCGTACGCGTAGTGTGCAGCAGTTAGACTCATGCTTGCACACATATGGGGGCATAGAACTTAACTACACCGAGGGATCACCCACGGCGTTCCTGTTTGATCTCTGCCAGGTGATAAAGTGCGGTAGACACCCGAGGAGCTGGAGAGGTTATGATGCGTATCTGTGTGGCGTCCCGGTAGTAAACGCGGACTGTGCGGCAGGACATAGACCTTGCAGACCAATGGGATGCATGTCATGGTGTAGCGATTGGAGTCAGGCGGTAGGTTACACTGGTCAATGGAGTCCGTACTACACTTATGGCGACCGGAAAAAAGCAGACAAGATCAGTTTGGCCAGAGAACAGTGGTCCAGCTCGGGTGAAGGCTCGAACCCTATGGCATTGTCCATAGAGCGGCTCACCGGCGGCTTCTTCCCGGAATATCCCAAGGTCgcatattttgttttaggaGTAGAAATATCGGGTAGAGACCCACAGGCTCTAATCAAGGTTAATTTCCTGCCAGCAGCTACACCAACACAGACACCACTAATTTCCCCCGCTACCGCGGCCCCCGGAAAAAGGGGCGCTTCTGATAACTCCGTATCCTCCAGAATTGAGACCATCGATTATTCACAACTGAAACCGTTGGAGGTGATTAGGATGGCCACGGGATACTCGGATGACAATCTATGGCTAAAGTGGGTAACTCAAACTGCCAAAGAACAGGGCATGGGGAATTGTGTAGCCTGTGCGTCGGGCCGGCCCCAACTGGTCACGGTACCGGCTCCATTGTTCCCCTCAGATTCCTGGGGATACAATTGCATGACCGGACTCACAAAGAATCGGGATGAGAATTGCTTCACCCTCGCTAGTTTATTTCCACCCATTAGTAACGATACCGCCGTAGGTCCGTTCACCCCAAATAAAGGAAACGGGTCGTATGTGTGCTTTAACTTTACCACCCCACGTTGTAACGTCACCCATAACCGCATGCCACGAAACTTTTTACTAGGACAGGTAGATGCATCATGGTGCGGGCACATCAGGTCGGGGGAAGAAATCGGTGTATGGGCTAGAGGAGGATTATATTATTACTGCGGGCGGGACTTGCACGTCCGGATACGAGCACATGGATACGGTCTCTGCGCCATGGTGCGGTTAAGAACTCCTCTCATACTGGTAGGGGACAAGATAGTTCCCTCACGTGCCGATCCACACACCGCCAACACTTGCTCGCCAACACTTGCTCGCCGTCGACGAAGACACGTTATTGCTAAACGCGGCACGGGCGTTTTTGATCTGTCAGTGGGGTCACCAACATACATGGATGCCATTGGCGTTCCAAGAGGGGTGCCCGATCAATACAAACTAGTGGACCAAGTAGCTGCGGGATTTGAGAACATGCTGATCATTGCTGCCCTGTTTCCTGTTACGCCCAACAAAAACGTCGACCGCATTAACTATGTACACTACAACGTACTTTGTTTAGCTAACCTTACCAGGGATGCGGTAGCAGGCCTGGCGGAACAGACCGGTCCAACCTCCTTGATGGCCGTCCAGAATAGGATGGCTCTCGACATGTTGCTGGCCGAAAAAGGGGGAGTTTGCGCGATGTTCGGTGACGCGTGCTGCACGTACATTCCCAATAATACGGCCCCGGATGGGTCTGTTAATAAAGCATTAGAAGGGCTCCGTACGTTATCTGACACTATGCATGAACAGTCTGGACTAGATAATCCCTTAGACGAGTGGATGACAAGTGTATTTGGCCGATGGAAAGGAATTATTACATCTCTGTTATTGTCTATCGCTACTTTTATTGCTATCCTCACCACGTGTGGATGTTGCTGTATCCCGTGCATCCGCGCCCTGTCAGTTAGATTGATTGACACTGCGATCCAGGGAAGAACGCAGGCCATGATGCCACTGCTCCTGCCCGTAGAGGAGCACATAGAAGTAACCGACGACAAAGTTAGGCTTAGGGTCATGGGTGACTTTTGA
- the LOC120806933 gene encoding N-acylethanolamine-hydrolyzing acid amidase-like: MMARSAVLLLGLVPVVLCQAEFAPPTVNVSLDEDPEVRWMPLLKVFDADFLKKAGAEVIDTTVPKWVHQAVAPIVVALEKYVPQPYAGEIRGMASNFGGSLSDIIILNFAYEISAFCTSIVAQDKNGHVYHGRNLDYPHPVLTNLTVNVIFLKNGEVAYRGTSFAGYVGLWTGQSPNKFTVSGDQRGSEHLWNWWKNVVSAFLFHRSPVSWLVRETLEEAQNFQDAVMRLSKIPIITGVYYIVGGVRAGEGVVITRDRKGPADIWPLDPVNGGWYRVETNFDHWLPPPARDHRREAANEALNATGQDHINMNTLFQVLSLYPVCNGITVYTTTMSAAAPEKYNTLVWSQGCIRTD; encoded by the exons ATGATGGCGCGATCTGCGGTGCTGCTGCTCGGACTCGTACCCGTAGTGCTGTGCCAGGCAGAGTTCGCTCCACCCACAGTGAATGTCAGCCTGGATGAAGATCCAGAAGTGCGATGGATGCCTCTGCTGAAGGTCTTCGACGCGGACTTCCTCAAGAAAGCCGGCGCAGAGGTCATTGA CACTACAGTTCCAAAATGGGTGCATCAAGCCGTTGCACCTATTGTGGTGGCCTTGGAAAAGTACGTTCCTCAGCCTTATGCGGGGGAGATCCGTGGCATGGCCTCCAACTTTGGAGGAAGCCTTTCAGACATCATCATTCTCAACTTTGCCTATGAGATATCTGC ATTTTGCACTAGCATCGTAGCTCAGGACAAAAATGGGCACGTGTACCATGGCAGGAATCTTGATTATCCACATCCTGTTCTGACGAATCTGACTGTCAACGTTATTTTCCTCAAGAATGGagag GTGGCGTACCGCGGGACTTCTTTTGCTGGCTATGTTGGACTGTGGACGGGACAGAGTCCCAACAAGTTTACTGTCTCTGGCGACCAGCGAG GCAGTGAACACTTGTGGAACTGGTGGAAGAATGTGGTGTccgcttttctttttcatcgaTCCCCAGTCAGCTGGCTGGTGAGGGAG ACACTGGAGGAAGCGCAGAACTTCCAGGATGCAGTGATGCGTCTTTCTAAAATCCCCATCATCACTGGGGTGTATTACATTGTGGGTGGCGTGCGAGCAGGGGAAGGGGTCGTCATCACCAGAGACCGAAAGGGCCCTGCCGACATCTGGCCACTGGATCCCGTGAATGGGGG ATGGTACAGAGTGGAGACGAACTTTGACCACTGGCTTCCTCCCCCAGCCAGGGATCATCGCAG AGAAGCGGCCAACGAAGCGCTCAATGCTACTGGCCAAGATCACATAAACATGAATACACTTTTTCAG GTTTTGTCGCTGTATCCGGTCTGTAATGG GATTACTGTTTACACAACAACAATGAGTGCAGCAGCCCCCGAGAAGTACAATACACTTGTCTGGTCACAG GGCTGCATTAGGACTGACTGA